A window of Lacibacter sediminis contains these coding sequences:
- the ilvC gene encoding ketol-acid reductoisomerase, whose product MANYFNTLPLREQLNQLGVCEFMDRSEFADGVSALLGKKIVIVGCGAQGLNQGLNMRDSGLDISYTLRKEAIAEKRASWKNATENGFTVGTYEELIPTADLVLNLTPDKQHTSVIKAIMPLMKQGATLSYSHGFNIVEEGTQIRKDITVIMVAPKCPGTEVREEYKRGFGVPTLIAVHPENDPEGKGLIQAKAYAAATGGHRAGVLRSSFVAEVKSDLMGEQTILCGVLQTGSILAFDKMVEKGIEPSYASKLIQYGWEVVTEALKHGGVTAMMDRLSNPAKIKAFELSTEIKNIWRPLFQKHQDDIMSGEFSSTMMKDWANDDKNLLTWRKATGETAFEKTAPTSAKISEQEYFDNGLLLVAFVRAGVELAFETMVASGIKAESAYYESLHETPLIANTIARKKLFEMNRVISDTAEYGCYLFDHAAKPMLTEFMKTIDTDVIGKNYNDGKDAGVDNKELIIVNHILRSHPVEKVGAVLRKAMTDMKVINTPA is encoded by the coding sequence ATGGCAAATTACTTTAACACACTTCCGCTCAGGGAACAGTTGAATCAGCTTGGTGTATGTGAATTCATGGATCGTAGTGAGTTTGCGGATGGGGTGAGTGCTTTATTGGGAAAAAAGATTGTGATCGTTGGTTGCGGTGCACAGGGTTTGAATCAAGGTTTGAACATGCGTGATTCAGGATTGGATATTTCGTACACGTTACGTAAAGAAGCAATCGCTGAAAAACGTGCTTCATGGAAAAATGCAACAGAAAATGGTTTTACTGTTGGCACCTATGAAGAACTGATTCCAACTGCTGATCTCGTATTGAATCTTACTCCCGATAAACAGCATACGTCAGTAATTAAAGCAATTATGCCATTGATGAAACAAGGTGCTACTTTGTCTTACTCACATGGTTTTAATATCGTTGAAGAAGGTACACAGATCCGTAAAGATATCACGGTGATCATGGTGGCACCTAAATGTCCCGGTACAGAAGTGCGTGAAGAATATAAGCGTGGCTTTGGTGTACCTACGTTGATCGCTGTGCATCCTGAAAATGATCCTGAAGGAAAAGGTTTGATCCAGGCAAAAGCATATGCTGCTGCAACCGGTGGTCATCGTGCAGGTGTGTTGCGTTCATCGTTTGTTGCCGAAGTAAAATCGGATCTCATGGGTGAGCAAACCATTTTGTGTGGTGTATTACAAACAGGTTCTATTCTTGCGTTTGACAAAATGGTGGAGAAAGGAATTGAACCTTCATATGCCTCAAAACTTATTCAGTATGGTTGGGAAGTTGTAACAGAAGCGTTGAAACACGGCGGTGTTACAGCTATGATGGATCGTTTATCAAATCCAGCCAAGATCAAAGCATTTGAACTTTCAACTGAAATCAAGAATATCTGGCGTCCATTGTTCCAGAAACACCAGGACGATATTATGAGCGGTGAATTCTCATCAACGATGATGAAAGACTGGGCGAATGATGATAAGAACCTGTTAACTTGGCGCAAGGCAACCGGTGAAACGGCGTTTGAAAAAACTGCACCAACATCAGCAAAAATTTCAGAGCAGGAATATTTCGACAATGGATTGTTACTTGTAGCTTTTGTTCGTGCAGGTGTTGAATTAGCATTTGAAACAATGGTGGCTTCAGGTATTAAAGCAGAATCTGCTTACTACGAATCATTACACGAGACGCCGTTGATCGCAAATACCATTGCACGTAAGAAGTTGTTTGAAATGAACCGTGTAATTTCTGATACAGCAGAATATGGCTGCTACCTGTTCGATCATGCAGCAAAACCAATGCTCACAGAATTTATGAAGACGATTGATACAGATGTGATCGGTAAAAACTACAACGACGGTAAAGATGCCGGCGTTGATAACAAAGAACTGATCATTGTAAATCATATTCTCCGTTCACACCCTGTTGAAAAAGTAGGCGCTGTATTGCGTAAAGCAATGACGGATATGAAAGTGATCAACACACCCGCATAA
- a CDS encoding DinB family protein, which translates to MKEQFDLIRQTRARFIDLVSGLSIEELNEIPKGMSNNIAWNFGHIITAQQGLCNGLSGVEADVPGELTASFKKGTRPESFISQETIDELKEYAMSCIDELERGLAENVFVQYKPYTTSYGYALNNIEDAVRFVMVHDALHLGYAMAIRRNLSKK; encoded by the coding sequence ATGAAAGAGCAATTTGATTTAATAAGACAAACTAGGGCACGTTTCATTGATCTTGTAAGTGGGTTATCCATTGAAGAGTTGAATGAAATTCCCAAAGGCATGAGCAATAATATTGCCTGGAATTTTGGCCATATAATAACAGCTCAACAAGGCTTGTGCAATGGACTTTCAGGAGTTGAGGCGGATGTGCCGGGCGAATTGACGGCAAGCTTTAAAAAAGGAACAAGACCCGAAAGCTTTATCAGCCAGGAGACAATTGATGAGTTGAAAGAATATGCAATGTCTTGCATTGATGAACTTGAAAGAGGATTAGCTGAAAATGTTTTTGTTCAATACAAGCCTTACACAACATCATATGGCTATGCATTAAACAATATTGAAGACGCAGTTCGGTTTGTAATGGTACATGATGCATTACACCTCGGTTACGCTATGGCAATCAGAAGAAATTTATCAAAGAAATAA
- the ilvN gene encoding acetolactate synthase small subunit, producing MQKQEYTITVYTENQIGLLNRIAILFSKRKINIESLNTSPSEVDSVHRFTIVINETEEVVRKLCRQIEKQVEVLKAYYNTNEEIIWQELALYKVPTEIIAEEVKVERLLSQYGAKAVVIRKDYTVFEVSGQRDETDAFIKVLEPYGLIEFVRSARVAIIKASDGFHKKLKEFEYREPSEEVIENEYLDKGEEVFTM from the coding sequence ATGCAAAAACAGGAATACACCATAACGGTATACACAGAGAATCAGATCGGTTTGTTGAACCGGATCGCTATTCTCTTTTCCAAACGCAAGATTAATATTGAAAGTTTAAATACATCGCCCAGTGAAGTAGACAGTGTACATCGTTTCACGATTGTGATCAACGAAACAGAAGAAGTAGTACGCAAACTCTGTCGCCAGATAGAAAAGCAGGTGGAAGTATTGAAAGCATATTATAATACAAATGAAGAGATCATTTGGCAGGAGCTTGCTTTATATAAAGTGCCGACAGAAATTATTGCTGAAGAAGTGAAAGTAGAACGCCTGTTGAGCCAGTATGGTGCAAAGGCTGTAGTGATACGCAAAGATTATACGGTGTTTGAAGTGAGCGGACAGCGTGATGAAACAGACGCATTCATTAAAGTACTCGAACCATATGGGTTAATTGAATTTGTTCGTTCTGCAAGAGTGGCTATTATAAAAGCAAGTGATGGTTTCCATAAAAAACTGAAGGAGTTTGAATACAGGGAGCCAAGTGAAGAAGTGATCGAGAACGAGTATTTAGATAAAGGTGAAGAAGTGTTTACAATGTAA